Proteins found in one Bacteroides sp. genomic segment:
- a CDS encoding dienelactone hydrolase family protein, which produces MKSILFSFLLFFAFSNMNAQDFALQQLENSPRHQEWVEIQSGDRTLHAFVVYPEVSTYSLAVVVIHENAGLTNWVRSFSDQLAGKGFLVIAPDLLSSFDENHKKTSDFTTGDAARNAIYQLNPDQVTQDLEAALQYIAKDPSSNGKTAIMGFCWGGSETFRFATNNDEVLAGLVFYGSPPKNFVEIQKINAPVYGFYGGNDQRINATIPETEKWMKEAGKTFDYVIYPRAGHGYMRQGDSPAATPENLNAKNQSWQRIVEILERL; this is translated from the coding sequence ATGAAATCAATCCTATTTTCCTTTCTTTTGTTTTTTGCATTCAGCAACATGAACGCCCAGGATTTCGCCCTGCAGCAACTTGAAAACTCACCCAGGCATCAGGAATGGGTAGAAATACAATCGGGCGACCGGACTTTGCATGCTTTTGTGGTGTATCCAGAAGTGAGCACCTATTCCCTGGCAGTAGTTGTAATTCATGAAAACGCCGGGCTAACCAATTGGGTCAGAAGTTTTTCCGATCAGCTGGCTGGGAAAGGGTTTTTGGTCATTGCACCTGATTTACTCAGCAGTTTTGACGAAAACCACAAAAAAACCAGCGACTTTACAACAGGCGATGCCGCTCGAAATGCTATTTATCAGCTTAATCCGGATCAGGTTACCCAAGACCTTGAAGCTGCCCTGCAATACATTGCTAAAGACCCTTCATCAAATGGCAAAACTGCTATCATGGGATTTTGTTGGGGAGGCTCCGAAACTTTCCGGTTCGCAACCAATAACGATGAGGTTTTGGCCGGATTGGTATTCTACGGCAGTCCTCCAAAAAACTTCGTAGAAATTCAGAAGATCAATGCTCCGGTTTATGGGTTTTATGGAGGCAACGATCAGCGTATCAATGCAACGATTCCTGAAACAGAGAAATGGATGAAAGAAGCCGGGAAAACGTTTGATTATGTGATTTATCCCAGAGCAGGACATGGATATATGCGACAGGGTGACAGCCCTGCAGCCACCCCCGAAAATTTAAATGCAAAAAACCAGTCGTGGCAAAGAATTGTTGAAATTCTTGAGCGATTGTAA
- a CDS encoding carbon-nitrogen hydrolase family protein produces MKKYKIACVQATPILFNKAKTLKKAVGYIEKAASKNIRLLVFPESFIPAYPAGLGFGTVVGSRTEAGREQFREYWENSVEVPGEETKVLAKLAKKYKMYLVMGVTERDITTKTLYCTLLFFGPNGSLLGKHRKLKPTAAERLIWGEGDGTSLVSFDTELGKLGGLICWENYMPLARMAMYQKGVEIYLAPTADARDSWTATMIHIAMEGRCYVVGCNQYFTKQDYPEQLQPYLAEDRPEVLCRGGSIIVSPLGKVLAGPLYGEEGLLEAEVDLDEGVRSRMDFDPAGHYNREDVFELKVNGQPEIRKG; encoded by the coding sequence ATGAAAAAATATAAGATTGCTTGTGTCCAGGCCACACCGATCCTGTTCAATAAGGCAAAAACCCTTAAAAAGGCGGTGGGTTATATTGAAAAGGCCGCTTCAAAAAACATTCGTTTGCTGGTTTTCCCTGAAAGTTTTATTCCTGCCTATCCTGCAGGACTAGGTTTTGGAACCGTTGTGGGCAGCCGCACAGAAGCGGGGAGAGAGCAGTTCAGGGAATACTGGGAAAACAGTGTGGAAGTCCCGGGTGAAGAAACCAAAGTGCTGGCTAAGTTGGCTAAGAAGTATAAAATGTACCTGGTGATGGGTGTGACGGAAAGGGATATAACCACAAAAACCCTGTATTGCACCCTGCTGTTTTTCGGTCCCAATGGCAGCCTCTTGGGCAAGCACCGCAAGCTGAAGCCCACGGCCGCGGAAAGGCTGATCTGGGGAGAAGGAGACGGAACCTCGCTGGTAAGCTTTGACACTGAGCTTGGGAAACTGGGCGGGCTGATTTGCTGGGAGAACTACATGCCCCTGGCAAGGATGGCCATGTATCAGAAAGGGGTGGAGATATACTTGGCCCCCACAGCCGATGCACGCGACAGCTGGACGGCCACCATGATCCATATTGCCATGGAAGGCCGTTGTTATGTTGTGGGCTGCAACCAGTATTTCACCAAACAGGATTACCCCGAACAACTGCAGCCTTATCTGGCAGAAGACCGCCCCGAGGTGTTGTGCAGGGGGGGCAGCATCATCGTTTCTCCCCTTGGGAAAGTCCTGGCGGGGCCCTTATACGGTGAGGAAGGCCTGCTGGAAGCGGAAGTAGATCTGGATGAGGGGGTGCGCAGCAGGATGGATTTCGACCCTGCAGGGCATTATAACAGGGAGGATGTTTTTGAGTTAAAAGTCAACGGCCAGCCTGAGATCAGGAAAGGATGA